The genomic segment TTAACTGATGAACAACAGCCCGTGTGAGCGGCAGACTCCTTGACTACTTCTTCTTATTCATCATCGACTTCAAATCGGCAAAGGGGTTAAACGTGGCGACACCCATATCCTTTTGCGCATCTTCACCGGCCACTACGGCGGTGCCGTAAAGATCGGCTTCAGTGTATTTCGAATGTTCATGGTCGTGGCAAAACAGACACAACAGCTCCCAGTTACTGCCATCGTCCGGGTTGTTGGTGTGATCGTGGTCGATATGGTGAACCGTCAGTTCACGCAGGTTAGAATAGACAAACTCCCGCGAGCAGCGACCGCACACCCAGGGGTAAATTTTTAACGCTTTCTCACGGTAGCCACTTTCCAGGCGCGCGTAGTTTTTGGGGATCAGAGCCATTGCTGATAGTACCTGTCATAAAAAATATGCCGTCAATATATCCCATAGATAAGGGAAGGGGAAATCTTCCCTGCATCAAAGCGTAAATGTCCCTTTCTGCGTATATACCCGTCATACTTCAGGTTGCATGTGCGTTGGCTGCACACGTTCACTCCAGTTACGTACTTATGTACGCTCCCGGGGATCTACTTCCTTGCCACCTTCCTGCAACTCGAATTATTTAGGGTATATGCCCTTCCTCGGGAACTGTTGCAAAATGCGTGTAGAGGTTGCCTTTAATGTTAGTGAAAAGTGTTATGTTTCAAAGTCTGAGGTCACCAGACGCATCTCGCTCAGGGATGCCCAAAATAAAATGATCTGGTCTGATCTTGCCGTCGCTTTGGTGGGGCCAGAATATACACGAAATATCAATGAATCCGTAGATAACCCTATTATGAAATTAGGGGGCGGGGAAATATGATACCGT from the unidentified bacterial endosymbiont genome contains:
- the yajD gene encoding HNH nuclease YajD is translated as MALIPKNYARLESGYREKALKIYPWVCGRCSREFVYSNLRELTVHHIDHDHTNNPDDGSNWELLCLFCHDHEHSKYTEADLYGTAVVAGEDAQKDMGVATFNPFADLKSMMNKKK